The Chryseolinea soli nucleotide sequence ATATCAACTGTCGGCGTCGGGTGGCGACGACGTCACTACGTACTATATCAGTGGCAGCTATCGCGACGAAGAAGGTGTTCAGTTGAACAACCGCTTCCAACGCCTGGCCGGTGTGCTCAACCTGGAGCGGAAGCTCAACAGCAAACTCACGGTGGGCACCAACCTTAACTTGTCGCACACGCTCAACAAACGCGTGAAGGGCGACAACTTTTTGGATGGCGTATATTCGGGCGCCGTCAAAAGCATGCCCTACTATACTCCCTATGACGAAAACGGCCGGATCGTTGGGCCGAGCTCTTCGCTGTATGCAGGCTTTCCCAATTTTAATCCCGTGGGCCAGGCCTTGTTGCCGCGGTTCGATGCGTTCACTACCAAATTGCTGGGCAACGTCAATGCACGGTATCAAATCTCAGACAATCTTTTCGTGCGGGCGCAGGCCGGCATCGATTATAACGAAGTCCTGGAAGATCAATATGAGTCCACGCAAACCGCTATCGGCGGGGTGCTCGAAAGCGTTGGCGGCAAAGGCTATGGTGTCTACAGCACGACCAACAACGGGTCATTCATTGTCAACGCCACACTGAACTACAGCAAGGCGATCGGCGACAAGCATCACTTCTCGGGTCTCCTGGGCACGGAGATGATCCGGCAAAATTCACGTTCCAGCAGCGTGCAGGGAAGAATTTTCCCCAGCGACGATTTCACCTACATCACGTCTGCCGGTATCGTTGACCAAGGTTCATCCTTCAAAGCGCAAAACGGACTTTTCTCGGTCTTCGGCGAAGTGAAATACGATTATCTCGACAAGTATCTCGTGAGCATCGGCATGCGTACAGACGGTTCATCGCGGTTCGGTCCCGGCAACCGGTTTGGTTATTTTCCCTCGATGTCGGCCGGCTGGCGGATCTCGGAGGAGAGTTTTTTCAAATCCTCTTCGGTCAGCAGCGTGATCAACGACCTCAAGCTGCGGGCGAGCTTTGGCTTTACGGGTAATGAGCGCATTCCGAACTACCAGTTCCTGGGCACGTGGGCCGCAGCCACCTACAATGGCAACTCCGGTGTGTCGCCGGAAAAGATCGGGAACCCCAATCTGAAATGGGAGTCCACGCGCGAGATCAACACCGGTCTCGATGTGTCGTTGCTCGATGGCCGCATCCAGCTTACCACCAACGCCTACTACAACAAAACAACGGACCTGCTGTTTGCCCGCCCCTACCCGTCGACCACCGGTTTCACCAGCGTGTTTGACAACATCGCCGAACTGGAGAACAAGGGACTTGAGCTGGGCATCACATCGGTGAACATCGACAAGCAATTGAAGTGGACCACGACGGTGAACCTCTCCAAGAACATGAACAAGATCCTGTTCCTTGCCGACTCCATTCCCGTCTATACCGGCTACCAGGCCAATGGCGTGGACGGCACCAACGTGCTTAAGGTAGGCGAACCGTTGGGTACGTTCACCGGTCTCCGTTTTCTGGGTGTGGATCCCGGCACGGGCGATGCCATCTATGACGATGTGAACAAGGACGGCAAGATCACCAACGCCGACGCCGTGGTGATCGGCAACGCTCAGCCCAAGCTCATCGGCGGCATCACCAACAAATTGACCTACGGACGGTTCGACCTGAATATTTTCTTCCAGTTTTCGCTGGGAAATAAGATCCTGAATTTTTCAAAAGAGACCTTTGTCAATGCCGGGCAGGACATTCAAAACAACCAGTCGGTGGCGGCCCTTCGCCGCTGGCAGAAGCCGGGCGATATCACGGACGTGCCCCGCTATGAGCTGGGCAACACGTTCAACAATTTGCACAGCAGCCGCTTCCTGGAAGATGGCTCCTACCTGCGTCTGAAGAGCGTGAGCATCGGCTACAACCTGCCGACGCGCATCACCAGCCGGTTGAAGATGGACCGTCTGCGCATTTTTGCTTCCGCCACCAACTTGTGGACGTACACCAAATACTCCGGGGCCGACCCGGAAGTGAGCACACTCGATGGGTCCACCACCTCGCAAGGCATCGACTTCTTTACGTTGCCGCAGGTGCGCACCATTTCCGTTGGACTTAACGCCGCATTAAAATGAAAAAGTCATTCGCCATATTTCTTACGCTCAGCCTGACACTTTTCGTTGCCGGGTGCAAAGACACGCTGGAGCCAAAACCGGTTGACATTCTCACCGACGACGTTGTGCTGAACGAACCCGCCGACGTGCCCAACGTGGAGATCGGTTTATACAATGCTTTCCGGACCGTTGCCCCCGCTACGGTAATTGCCGGCGATGCCACGGCCGATCTGCTGATCAACAACGGTACGTTTACCCAATACCAGGAACTGGGCACCAAACAGATCACTTCGGCCAATGCCTCCGTGTCAACGTTGTGGTCGGCGCTATACGAAACCATCTACATCGCCAACTTCATCCTGGAACGCCTGCCCAACGTGGACGGCGTGCAAATCGCGCAACGAAACCAGGTGATGGGCGAAGCCCATTTCATCCGGGGCTATTGCTATTTCATCGCCGCCTATTCGTTTGGCGCCGTGCCGCTGGTAACCACCACGGCCATCGACGACAACCGAAATATCGGCCGCACCGACAAAGAGGCAATTCTTGATTTTGCCCTGGCAGATTATACCGCCGCCCTGGGCCAGATGCCCACCAAGCCGGTGAGCACAGCCTTTGCAGGCGAGTATGCCTTGCAGTCGGCGCTGGCGCGTTTTCATCTCTACCGTGGAAACTGGGCTGAGGCGGAAACCTATGCCACCAACGTGATCAACTCCAAGCAATATTCACTCGACACACTTTTTTCCTATGTGGTCACCAAAGATTTTCCAGCCGAGTCGATCCTCGAAGGCGCCTACACGCTCACGGACGATCCGGGTACCAACGGCAATATCGGCTTGAACAACATCTTTGTGAGCCGCCGCGAGCTGATTCCCTCCAACCCCACCGTGGTGGCGTTGGCTTCGGATGAATCGGGAGGCCGTTTTAGCAGCATCAGCTTCAGCAGCGACAACCTGAAGGGTAACGACAACGGCTGGTCCGTGGCCAAATACGGCACAGCCGACCAGGACAACAACAACGTGATGTTTTTCCGTTTGGGCGAGATCTACCTGATCCGCGCCGAGGCGCGCGCCCAACTGAATAATGTGACCGGTGACAATTCGGCGCAAACCGATATTAATGTTTTACGGAAACGGGCTAAAGCCCCTGCGATCTCGGCGGTCACCAAAACGCAGATGATCCAAATCATCGAGAACGAGCGGTTGTACGAATTGGCGTTTGAAGGCCACCGCTGGTACGACCTGGTGCGCACCGGGCGGGCCAGTGCCGTGATGTCTGCTTTTTCGTCCAACTGGCAGGACAAATATGAAGTGTGGCCTGTGCCGCAGCGTGAAATTCAAAATAACCCGGCGTTGGTCGGCAATCAAAACCCTGGCTATTAATCATGAAGTATAACAAGGCGATATTGCAAGTGATGTTGTGGGGCCTCGTCGCGGCGGTGTTGAGCTGTGAAACGGAGAAGATCATTTTTACGGGACCTTATCACCTCCGGTTCAGCGACACGCTGCAGACATTGAAAGAAAGCTACAGTCAGCCTGTGAAGATAGAAGTACACCTGGCCGGACCCCAGGTCAAGGACGACATCACGGCCACCTACTCCATCAGCGGCACCGCACGCGAGGGCATCGACTACACCATCGTCGGCGACCGCGGCAAGGTGAAGTTGACCAGCGAGAGCAGTTTCGGCTACATCACCGTGCAGCTCATCAACAACTCGAATAACATCCTGCGCTCGCAAACGCTGATCCTCACGCTGACCGGCACCGACCATCCCGACATTGGCGTAGGGCAAGACGGTGGTGGCATCGGCAAGAAATTTATCTTCACCATCCAGGACGACTGCATCCTGGGAGGCAACTACATGGGTCTTAAAGACGAGCTATCGGTGCCCGTGGAAGACATCACCATCATCAGCACCGATTGTGAGGAGTACACGCTTTCCAACTGGGACATCGATATCTTCCAGTTCCCGCGCGAACGCTCGCTCAAGTTCATCGACAACGGCGACAACACGCTGACCATTCCCGATCAGAAAGATGCCACGCTGCCCGCGGATTCGGCAACCATCAACGGTTCGGGTTTTGTAGATCCGATAACCCACGACATCTTCATGAAAGTGAAGCTGGCAGGCTATAAGGAACAACCGGAATTCTCATTCAAACTCGTAAGGGACTAAAATGCTGCGCCACATGAAAACACGGAACGTCCTTTTCTATAGTCTTCTTCTCCTGCTGGCCGCAGCCTGCTCGGAGGAAGTAAAGCCCATACCCTACACCTATACGCAGCACTTCACGGGCACCACCAGCCGCGCATGGAAGCTCACGGGCCTGGTCATCAAACAAGCCGGCAAAGGCGACATCACTTTCCGGGAGTCGGATCTCCCCCAGGCGTTGGGCAGTTGCGTGGCCGACGACCGCTACGTGTTTTATGCCAACACCCTGCATACCTACGAAGTGCAGGAAGGTGCCAGCACCTGCCAGGCCGGCGACCCTCAACTTTACTTGACTGATGCGTGGACGTTCTCAAATGCCAATGCCACGCTCGCTTTTATTTTTCCCGTGTTGTCGGACCAACAACTCCCCTACTTTGTGCGCAGTGCAGACGATGCACAGATGGAGCTCGAGATTTTTTTGGATGAAAATAATACCAGTAGCTACCGGATGACTTTCAAGGCTACCAACAACAATTAATGACGAAGAGCATGATACGCCGTGTTTTATTTATAGCCGCCTGTACCCTCGCTTCCTGGCACGCCGCCAAGGCCCAATCGATCCGCCAGTGCGCAACCATGGAGCAGGACAGCATCAACAAGCTAAAATACCCGTGGCGTTCAAGCTTCGACGACCTGGAGCAACTCATCCAACAAACCTTGCAGCAGGAAGCCAGAAATCCATCCAACGGAAGAACGGAGGACATCGTCATTACCATCCCCATCATCGTGCACGTGGTGCACAAAGGCGAGGCCATCGGCACAGGACGCAACCTGAGCCAGGCGCAGATCCAATCACAGATCGCCGTATTGAATGAAGACTTCCGCCGCAAAGTCGGCTCGAATGGCTACAGCAGCGATCCCCGATCGGCAGACATTGAGATCGAATTCTGCCTTGCACCAGTTGACCAGCAAGGTAACCCCATGGCCGAACCCGGCATCGATCGTATCGCCAACACCCAGGACACCTGGACCCGCACACAAATTGAAGCTTTCAAACCGCAGACCATCTGGAACCCAAGCAAATACTATAACGTCTGGACGCTGAAGTTTGGTGGTGAGGACGCCAACCTCCTGGGCTATGCGCAGTTTCCCGACAAGTCGGGGCTTAGCGGCATCAGTGATGGTGGCTCGGCCTCCACCGATGGCGTCGTGATTCAATACACTTCTTTTGGCTCGGCACAGAAGGGCAATTTTCCCATCATGGCGGAACCCTACAACAAGGGCAGAACCCTGAGCCATGAAACCGGTCACTGGCTGGGCTTGCGTCACATCTGGGGCGATGGCGTTTGCGCCGATGATTATGTTTCCGACACCCCGCCGGCAAAAGGCCCGAGCCGTGGTTGCCCGGTCACCACGCTCGCCTGCGACAACAGCGGTCCTATCATGCCTCAGAACTATATGGACTATAGCGACGACGCATGTATGAACATTTTTACGAAGGGACAAAAGGATCGCATCCGCGCCGTCCTGGTGAACAGCCCCCGAAGAAAGGCTTTGTATGAACTGGGCTCCTTGTGCACTCCCATCGATCCGACCGCACCTCCGACCGTCAGCTTCTTTGCCGACCGCACAACCTGTGTGTTGCGCGAGGCAAAAGTGCAGTTCACCAGCATCGCCACCAATTTCCCCACAGACTACCGCTGGTACTTCGAAGGCGGCACCCCGGACTCGTCACGGGCTGCTAACCCGACGATCCAATACAACGTAGGCGGCGTGTACCGCGTAGCGCTCGTGGCCCGGAACAGTAAAGGCTATGGCGATACGCTGAACATTGATCAATACATCCACGTATCGAACGAAGGTGTCTGCGGCAGCCTCACCAATTTTGATCCAGCCTACACACCCTCTGTTCTGAACGCAGCCGACTTCGGAAGCAACACCGGATATCTCACCGGCACCAACAGCTCCAAGAACAAGGCCTACTCCGAACGCTTCGCCAACGTCTGTGGCTATGCGTATGTGAGTGGCGCCAAGATAAAATTCGCCAGCCTGGCCGACGCCCCGGATGATGCCACCATAACCGTCACAATCTACAATGCCTTAGGCTACCAAGGCGGCCCCGGCGCGGTGCTGGAGCGGAAGGACGTGTTGCTCAAGCAAGTGAAAGACGACATCGCCAACAACCGCTACACCGAAGTGGTGCTGGACCGCGAGACTCCCGCCGCCTTTGGTAAACCTTTCCATGTGGGCGTGGAGATCAACAACGATGCAGGCTACAAGCTGGCCATTGTATCGTCGGCCAACAATGAGGCGAACAACTCTACGTCGTGGGTACAGGATGCCACCGGTGAATGGAGGCTGATGACCATCGCCTATGGCGCGAACATCGCGATGGATATCGAGCCCATTGTCGGCATCAACCCGTCGGTGCAAATATCGGCTTCCAAACTGCTGATCAACCCTGGCGAACAAGTGATCCTGAACGGCCGCGGCGCTACCATCTTCTCGTGGGATTCGAACGACAACGTGATCCATAATGTACTCGGCCCGCAACTGGTCGTGAACCCTACCAAGACCACGACCTATACCGTGAACGGTTCCGGATTGGAGCTGTGTAACGCCACAGCCGACCAGACCGTCTACGTCGAGGGGGTTACGGCGGTCGAAAAAGCGCTGGAAACCAGTATACAGGTCCACCCCAATCCTGGGACAGCGGTGTTGAATCTTACGATCGATAACGACTATGTCGGCGATATTACGCTGCGCATGCAGTCGGTGTTAGGGCAGGATGTTAATCCGCCGCAGCGTTTGGTCAAGGACAATGCAACGCTGCAGACTTCGCTTGATACTTCGCTTTGGCCTTCGGGGTTGTATCTGATGTCGATACAGATGGGACAACATTCGGTGTTGAAGAAGTGGATTAAGAAGTGAGGAAGGCCTGCGTCATGTCGCAGGGACACGCTTTTTAAAATGTTGCGCCTGTAGTTCAAGACATCCCGAATTTCGAGTGCAGAGAAACGGGATATACCGCAGCACCGTCTAAAACGAAACCCGGCAAATCCCGATAAGCATCGCGCCCACTTCAAAATGCATCACCACACAGATTAAGTGCGCTATCCACGGGGTTCCTTGGGCCACATGCGAAGATCGAGGAAACTTGTGCCTGCGGAATGACGTGCTTCGATTAACGCTCGTGCCCCTGCCCTACTTCATCAACCCATTTTTAAAAGCATAGCTCGCCGTTTGATACCAGGCAATGGCTTGTTCTTCCAAGGCTTTGTCTTCGGCTGTGGGCGTGAGTTTGTCGCTTCCCAAGGTGACGTTGAAGGTCTCCATTTTGCGCTGGGGCGAAAGCACGATCATTTTGTTGTCGTGGATGAAGCCGAGGTTTTGATAGGTGCTGATGAATACGCGCTCGCGGCCGGGTTCCAGTTGGAAGATGTCGTAGCCATAGAATTTGCTGACGTAGGAAAAGTTGAGGAGTCCCAGCATCGTGGGGCCGAGATCGATCTGGCTCATCAGTCGCTCCATCTTTGCCGGGGCGATGTTTGCCGGGGAATAGACGAGGAGCGGGATATGATATTTGTTGATGGGCAGTTCTGACTTGCCGGCGCTGGACGCGCAATGGTCGGCCACGATGACAAAGACGGTGCTGTCGAACCACGGCTTTTTACGGGCCTTTCGAATGAAGTCGCCGATGGCGTAGTCGGTGTATTTTACAGCGCCTTCACGGCCCGTGTGCGAGGGAATGTCGATCCGGCCTTCGGGGTATGTGTAGGGTCTGTGGTTTGATGTGGTCATCACGTGCGCGAAGACGGGCTTGTGACTATCTACGGTCTTGTCGATTTCGCGCATGGCCAGCGTAAACAGGTTTTCGTCGGCCACGCCCCAGATGTTTTCATAGTCAATTTCATTATCGGCAAGTTCTTCGCGGTCCACCACCGTGTAGCCGTTGTTGGCGAAGAAGTAGTTCATGTTGTCGAAGTAGCCGTAGCCGCCGTAGATGTATTTGG carries:
- a CDS encoding SusC/RagA family TonB-linked outer membrane protein; the encoded protein is MLRFLPGLLFILLSSLTFAQGQLVTGQVTSATEPNGLPGVNVVVKGTSVGAITDIEGRYTVQAPAGAILVFSFVGYQTQEFTFNGQTTVNITLVEESTELDEVIVTGYSSVQRRDITGVVSSIKGDAVKDLSINGIDQALQGQAPGVQVVQSSGTPGGGVAVRIRGSTSINASNRPLYIIDGVPVQVGALSQRDFGGQDDNALALVNPGDIESYQILSDASAKAMYGSRAANGVVIITTKRGKSSKAAITVDVQRGMVDIVKKLDLLNSTQLLELQREAVRNAGKNPDGLGLIPGVTDAVNTNWQDAVLRTGIMQQYQLSASGGDDVTTYYISGSYRDEEGVQLNNRFQRLAGVLNLERKLNSKLTVGTNLNLSHTLNKRVKGDNFLDGVYSGAVKSMPYYTPYDENGRIVGPSSSLYAGFPNFNPVGQALLPRFDAFTTKLLGNVNARYQISDNLFVRAQAGIDYNEVLEDQYESTQTAIGGVLESVGGKGYGVYSTTNNGSFIVNATLNYSKAIGDKHHFSGLLGTEMIRQNSRSSSVQGRIFPSDDFTYITSAGIVDQGSSFKAQNGLFSVFGEVKYDYLDKYLVSIGMRTDGSSRFGPGNRFGYFPSMSAGWRISEESFFKSSSVSSVINDLKLRASFGFTGNERIPNYQFLGTWAAATYNGNSGVSPEKIGNPNLKWESTREINTGLDVSLLDGRIQLTTNAYYNKTTDLLFARPYPSTTGFTSVFDNIAELENKGLELGITSVNIDKQLKWTTTVNLSKNMNKILFLADSIPVYTGYQANGVDGTNVLKVGEPLGTFTGLRFLGVDPGTGDAIYDDVNKDGKITNADAVVIGNAQPKLIGGITNKLTYGRFDLNIFFQFSLGNKILNFSKETFVNAGQDIQNNQSVAALRRWQKPGDITDVPRYELGNTFNNLHSSRFLEDGSYLRLKSVSIGYNLPTRITSRLKMDRLRIFASATNLWTYTKYSGADPEVSTLDGSTTSQGIDFFTLPQVRTISVGLNAALK
- a CDS encoding RagB/SusD family nutrient uptake outer membrane protein, with the protein product MKKSFAIFLTLSLTLFVAGCKDTLEPKPVDILTDDVVLNEPADVPNVEIGLYNAFRTVAPATVIAGDATADLLINNGTFTQYQELGTKQITSANASVSTLWSALYETIYIANFILERLPNVDGVQIAQRNQVMGEAHFIRGYCYFIAAYSFGAVPLVTTTAIDDNRNIGRTDKEAILDFALADYTAALGQMPTKPVSTAFAGEYALQSALARFHLYRGNWAEAETYATNVINSKQYSLDTLFSYVVTKDFPAESILEGAYTLTDDPGTNGNIGLNNIFVSRRELIPSNPTVVALASDESGGRFSSISFSSDNLKGNDNGWSVAKYGTADQDNNNVMFFRLGEIYLIRAEARAQLNNVTGDNSAQTDINVLRKRAKAPAISAVTKTQMIQIIENERLYELAFEGHRWYDLVRTGRASAVMSAFSSNWQDKYEVWPVPQREIQNNPALVGNQNPGY
- a CDS encoding M43 family zinc metalloprotease encodes the protein MIRRVLFIAACTLASWHAAKAQSIRQCATMEQDSINKLKYPWRSSFDDLEQLIQQTLQQEARNPSNGRTEDIVITIPIIVHVVHKGEAIGTGRNLSQAQIQSQIAVLNEDFRRKVGSNGYSSDPRSADIEIEFCLAPVDQQGNPMAEPGIDRIANTQDTWTRTQIEAFKPQTIWNPSKYYNVWTLKFGGEDANLLGYAQFPDKSGLSGISDGGSASTDGVVIQYTSFGSAQKGNFPIMAEPYNKGRTLSHETGHWLGLRHIWGDGVCADDYVSDTPPAKGPSRGCPVTTLACDNSGPIMPQNYMDYSDDACMNIFTKGQKDRIRAVLVNSPRRKALYELGSLCTPIDPTAPPTVSFFADRTTCVLREAKVQFTSIATNFPTDYRWYFEGGTPDSSRAANPTIQYNVGGVYRVALVARNSKGYGDTLNIDQYIHVSNEGVCGSLTNFDPAYTPSVLNAADFGSNTGYLTGTNSSKNKAYSERFANVCGYAYVSGAKIKFASLADAPDDATITVTIYNALGYQGGPGAVLERKDVLLKQVKDDIANNRYTEVVLDRETPAAFGKPFHVGVEINNDAGYKLAIVSSANNEANNSTSWVQDATGEWRLMTIAYGANIAMDIEPIVGINPSVQISASKLLINPGEQVILNGRGATIFSWDSNDNVIHNVLGPQLVVNPTKTTTYTVNGSGLELCNATADQTVYVEGVTAVEKALETSIQVHPNPGTAVLNLTIDNDYVGDITLRMQSVLGQDVNPPQRLVKDNATLQTSLDTSLWPSGLYLMSIQMGQHSVLKKWIKK